The Desulfovibrio sp. Fe33 genome includes a window with the following:
- a CDS encoding SGNH/GDSL hydrolase family protein, whose amino-acid sequence MLHFLGNCQMEFLGKAVAALGLPAAHRPLASPMTHASHPGGIPPELTRQASPHGAVDIFNGRLPEYQFELPGSHDTPELLVLNLFHETAPLFLHNEGFIFHMNPAAFAGRPDLAAWISEQCRPIGPNPASYLQRFGRFLALVRQQFPETPILVTARLNHYPAFGPVPHSYLENWNRLSREAPAHYAVWERELDVRILDVNRVFGGIWRETDEGIEAHCPFLKLELEERDNTVVGLIASRDVEHIGPMWAALARKVADFMEDGEIRYEADETVPTEWSRPWKPALLDDEAVIDRFATESNYPWAEAVASFFMDLGRDRTPLLAASGEFMPVCHNTLHMIRAYGRIFRNPLMATFCDTHRPAAEAFTSNGPFYRADYLARLDKIRERALA is encoded by the coding sequence ATGCTGCACTTTCTGGGCAACTGTCAAATGGAATTCCTCGGCAAGGCCGTGGCCGCTCTCGGCCTGCCCGCCGCCCACCGGCCCCTCGCTTCGCCCATGACCCATGCCAGCCACCCCGGCGGGATTCCGCCCGAGCTTACGCGGCAGGCCAGTCCGCATGGCGCGGTGGACATCTTCAACGGACGGCTGCCGGAATACCAGTTCGAACTGCCCGGCAGCCACGACACGCCCGAACTTCTGGTCCTGAACCTGTTCCACGAAACCGCCCCGCTCTTCCTGCACAACGAGGGCTTCATCTTCCACATGAACCCGGCGGCCTTCGCGGGCAGGCCGGACCTGGCCGCCTGGATCAGCGAGCAATGCCGCCCCATTGGCCCCAACCCGGCTTCGTACCTCCAACGATTCGGCCGGTTCCTGGCCCTGGTCCGACAACAGTTCCCGGAAACGCCCATACTGGTCACCGCCCGCCTCAACCACTACCCCGCCTTCGGGCCCGTCCCGCACTCCTACCTGGAGAACTGGAACCGGCTGAGCCGCGAGGCCCCGGCCCATTACGCGGTATGGGAACGCGAACTGGACGTGCGCATTCTCGACGTGAACCGCGTTTTCGGCGGTATCTGGCGGGAAACGGACGAGGGCATAGAGGCCCATTGCCCCTTCCTCAAATTGGAACTGGAGGAACGCGACAACACCGTGGTCGGACTGATCGCCTCCCGCGACGTGGAGCACATCGGCCCCATGTGGGCCGCGCTGGCCCGCAAGGTCGCCGATTTCATGGAAGACGGGGAGATTCGGTATGAAGCGGACGAAACCGTGCCCACGGAATGGAGCCGGCCATGGAAACCCGCCCTTCTGGACGATGAGGCCGTCATCGACAGGTTCGCCACCGAAAGCAACTATCCCTGGGCCGAGGCCGTGGCCAGTTTCTTCATGGACCTCGGCCGCGACCGGACGCCCCTGCTCGCCGCGTCCGGCGAGTTCATGCCCGTCTGCCACAACACCCTGCACATGATCCGCGCCTACGGACGCATTTTCAGGAATCCGCTCATGGCTACCTTCTGCGACACCCACCGCCCGGCAGCCGAAGCCTTCACCTCCAACGGCCCGTTCTACCGCGCCGACTACCTGGCCCGTCTCGACAAAATCAGGGAGCGCGCGTTGGCGTAG
- a CDS encoding MBL fold metallo-hydrolase, with product MAKLTIETFILGPDETNCHLVSLGGNAVVFDVGLEPGRLIERITALGLNLEAVFLTHFHIDHIGGVKELLEAHPAPVYASPEDEFLKELSFEAGGNREFVPYIDFAYTPIGPGRRTALAQPLFVLDTPGHTPGGLSYFFPSAGCVFVGDLLFMIAVGRTDLPRGSSSALLGSIRSRIFTLPGDTRVYSGHGPMTTVRHERENNPHFIFS from the coding sequence ATGGCCAAACTGACCATTGAAACCTTCATTCTCGGCCCGGACGAGACCAACTGCCACCTGGTGAGCCTGGGCGGCAACGCCGTGGTCTTCGACGTTGGCCTGGAGCCCGGCCGTCTTATAGAGCGCATCACGGCTCTCGGCTTGAATCTGGAAGCCGTGTTCCTGACCCATTTCCATATTGACCATATCGGCGGGGTCAAGGAACTGCTTGAGGCCCATCCCGCGCCCGTCTACGCCAGCCCTGAGGACGAGTTCCTGAAGGAGCTTTCCTTCGAGGCTGGCGGCAACCGGGAATTTGTTCCCTACATCGACTTCGCCTATACCCCCATCGGGCCCGGCAGACGCACCGCGCTGGCCCAGCCGCTGTTCGTGCTGGACACCCCCGGCCATACGCCGGGCGGCCTGTCCTATTTCTTTCCTTCCGCCGGGTGCGTTTTCGTGGGCGACCTGCTGTTCATGATAGCGGTGGGACGGACCGACCTGCCGCGCGGCAGCTCCTCGGCTCTGCTTGGCTCCATCCGTTCCCGCATCTTCACCCTGCCCGGGGACACCCGCGTCTATTCGGGCCACGGCCCCATGACCACGGTGCGCCACGAGAGGGAAAACAACCCGCATTTCATATTCAGTTGA
- a CDS encoding OprD family outer membrane porin encodes MPAKIMSVVLVCLLALAMVPPCAAEEGEDVSKWGVVTGQTRLYYFTQRNKTTGDDYDNIKESFAIGGYLKYETPWLGDHFGAAAALYGTAPVTAELNQENQGGTGLLTPDNEGFAVLAEAYFKVRFEQSEARFWRQRIETPFINGNDSRMLPQTFEAYGLKSSDIETLEWSLFWVDKEKGRDTDLFKSMTEMAGLDNRGGVLMAGADWTPEKALPMRFWNYYAPDLDNTFFTQIKYAFGDPEGVRYSLLFQGVDQRSVGDQLGGDYTTGELGLMGSVTFAGITFELGGTAVDGSKGIRNSWGTYPFFNNLMAYAFDRAGEKTLYLGLAYDFARIGAKGFSANIKTGFGDTPDSGRNASFDRNEYTLNLNYAFDGDLKGLSILNRWSYQDADEDLGGKDGFQVRLRLQYDFQLL; translated from the coding sequence GTGCCTGCTAAAATCATGTCCGTCGTGTTGGTTTGTCTTCTGGCTTTGGCTATGGTCCCGCCATGTGCGGCCGAGGAGGGGGAAGACGTTTCCAAGTGGGGCGTCGTCACCGGGCAGACCCGGCTGTATTATTTCACCCAGCGGAACAAGACCACAGGCGATGATTACGACAACATCAAGGAATCATTTGCGATAGGCGGTTATCTCAAATACGAGACCCCGTGGCTGGGCGACCACTTCGGCGCGGCCGCCGCTCTGTACGGCACCGCGCCCGTGACCGCCGAGCTCAACCAGGAGAACCAGGGCGGAACCGGGCTCCTCACCCCGGATAACGAAGGGTTCGCGGTCCTGGCCGAGGCGTATTTCAAGGTCCGTTTCGAGCAGTCCGAAGCGCGGTTCTGGCGGCAGCGCATCGAGACCCCGTTCATCAACGGCAACGACAGCCGTATGCTTCCCCAGACCTTTGAGGCCTATGGGTTGAAATCCTCGGACATCGAGACCCTGGAGTGGTCGCTTTTCTGGGTGGACAAGGAGAAGGGCCGCGACACGGACCTGTTCAAGTCCATGACCGAGATGGCCGGGCTGGACAATCGGGGCGGCGTGCTGATGGCCGGGGCCGACTGGACGCCGGAAAAGGCGCTGCCCATGCGGTTCTGGAATTATTACGCCCCCGACTTGGACAACACCTTTTTCACGCAGATCAAGTACGCCTTCGGCGATCCCGAGGGGGTGCGCTACAGCCTGCTCTTCCAGGGGGTGGATCAGCGCAGCGTGGGCGATCAGTTGGGCGGGGACTACACCACGGGCGAACTCGGCCTCATGGGTTCCGTCACGTTCGCCGGAATCACCTTCGAGCTCGGCGGGACCGCGGTGGACGGCTCCAAGGGAATCCGCAATTCCTGGGGCACTTATCCGTTCTTCAACAACCTGATGGCCTACGCCTTCGACAGGGCCGGGGAAAAGACGCTATATCTGGGGCTGGCCTATGACTTCGCGCGTATCGGCGCCAAGGGTTTTTCCGCCAACATCAAGACCGGTTTTGGCGACACGCCGGACTCCGGCCGCAACGCCTCCTTCGACCGCAACGAGTACACCCTGAACCTGAATTACGCCTTTGATGGCGATCTCAAGGGGTTGTCCATTCTCAACCGCTGGTCCTATCAGGACGCGGACGAGGATCTGGGCGGCAAGGACGGCTTCCAGGTACGGCTCCGCCTGCAATACGATTTCCAACTGCTCTAG
- a CDS encoding HDOD domain-containing protein, giving the protein MAEESVPVKEETAVAPEVHEAAKKLLTRRFRFIRKPDESLKRLARLGVKRVAADMAAHPQRYREPEPEEPLPEVKPLDPLDILRKDHQLPALPQVFLELQQAIGSRSTSADDLAEIISQDPGLTAFLLRMVNSAFYSLPMQIDTISRAVTVVGVNQLSTLAVGTSVMSLFKDVPADVIDMEQFWKHSICCGLIARRLCRMSGKGDPERAFVSGLLHDIGQLILLQVEPERATAVHAHARAKDAVLFAEEKTLLGFDHATLGGMLLRKWNFPYVLVSAVLEHHHPKLGHKEAEPLLVHCAETLATGLGVGSSGEFFVQPPSPEAWASMNFTPEQMDEMVEDLDEELEEAFSILLDR; this is encoded by the coding sequence ATGGCAGAAGAAAGCGTTCCGGTGAAGGAAGAGACGGCGGTTGCGCCCGAAGTGCATGAAGCGGCGAAAAAGTTGCTGACCCGGCGGTTCAGGTTCATCCGGAAGCCGGACGAATCCCTGAAGCGGCTGGCGCGGCTCGGGGTCAAGCGTGTGGCGGCGGACATGGCCGCCCATCCGCAACGCTATCGTGAGCCTGAGCCGGAAGAGCCCCTGCCCGAGGTCAAGCCGCTGGACCCCTTGGACATCCTGCGCAAGGATCACCAGCTTCCGGCCCTGCCCCAAGTCTTTCTGGAATTGCAACAGGCCATCGGCTCCCGCTCCACCTCGGCCGACGACCTGGCCGAGATCATCAGCCAGGACCCCGGCCTGACCGCCTTTCTTCTGCGCATGGTCAATTCCGCCTTCTACTCCCTGCCCATGCAGATCGACACCATTTCGCGCGCCGTCACCGTGGTCGGCGTGAACCAGCTTTCCACCCTGGCCGTGGGCACTTCGGTCATGTCCCTGTTCAAGGATGTGCCTGCCGACGTCATCGACATGGAGCAGTTCTGGAAACATTCCATCTGCTGCGGCCTCATCGCCCGGCGGCTGTGCCGCATGTCGGGCAAGGGCGACCCGGAGCGGGCTTTCGTTTCCGGCTTGCTGCACGATATCGGCCAGCTCATCCTCCTACAGGTCGAGCCGGAGCGGGCCACGGCCGTCCACGCCCACGCGCGGGCCAAGGACGCGGTGCTGTTCGCCGAGGAAAAGACCCTGCTCGGGTTCGATCATGCCACCTTGGGGGGAATGCTGCTGCGCAAGTGGAACTTCCCCTACGTCCTGGTTTCCGCCGTGCTCGAACATCATCATCCCAAACTCGGGCACAAGGAGGCGGAACCCCTTCTGGTGCACTGCGCCGAGACCCTCGCCACCGGCCTGGGCGTCGGTTCCAGCGGTGAGTTCTTTGTCCAGCCGCCGTCGCCGGAGGCGTGGGCGTCCATGAACTTCACCCCGGAACAGATGGACGAGATGGTCGAGGACTTGGACGAGGAATTGGAGGAGGCGTTCTCCATTCTCCTGGACCGGTAG
- a CDS encoding NifU family protein — protein sequence MREKVEAVLDKVRPMLQGDGGDVELVEITDSGIVKVRLTGACKGCPMSQMTLKNGIERIILKEIPEVKGVEAV from the coding sequence TTGCGTGAAAAAGTGGAAGCCGTGCTGGACAAGGTCCGGCCCATGCTGCAGGGCGACGGCGGCGATGTGGAATTGGTGGAAATCACCGATTCCGGTATCGTCAAGGTTCGCCTGACCGGAGCCTGCAAGGGATGTCCCATGTCCCAGATGACTCTCAAGAACGGCATAGAACGGATTATCCTCAAGGAAATCCCCGAAGTGAAAGGCGTCGAAGCCGTATAG
- the gltX gene encoding glutamate--tRNA ligase: MTKIVSRFAPSPTGFLHIGGARTALFSWLLARSMGGEFRLRIEDTDRERSTQEATDAIIDSMRWLGLEHDGEIVFQSDRSDRHNEVIDQLIASGHAYYCQCSKEDVDAMREKAMQEGRKPKYDGTCREKGLTSGVVRLKAPLEGATGYKDMVKGFISVENSEMDDMILRRTDGTPTYNLAVVVDDHDMGVTHVLRGDDHVNNTPRQILIYRAMGWDVPEFGHVPMILGPDKKKLSKRHGALSVMEYEKMGYLPEAVTNYLARLGWSHGDQELFTMDEMVEFFTTDGLGNSPSVFDLTKFEWVNGQYMQKADPDRLAGMLCDFLAREVGEEEAKSVTREQFARIAPLLQPRAKSVLDMLEQARPFIVDATFLPYDESAVKKFLTDETKPLLAEIAERMEGLDEFTEASLEELHRQFIEEKDIKFKVVAQPLRVAITGKTQSPGLFETMIVLGKEQTLSRIRRAVEL; this comes from the coding sequence ATGACCAAGATCGTTTCCCGTTTCGCGCCGAGCCCGACCGGGTTCCTGCATATCGGCGGTGCCCGCACCGCACTGTTTTCCTGGCTCCTTGCCCGGTCCATGGGCGGGGAATTTCGTTTGCGCATCGAAGACACGGACCGCGAGCGGTCCACCCAGGAGGCCACGGACGCCATCATCGACTCCATGCGCTGGCTCGGCCTTGAACACGACGGTGAGATCGTCTTCCAGTCCGACCGTTCCGATCGGCACAACGAGGTCATCGACCAGCTCATCGCCTCGGGCCACGCCTACTACTGTCAGTGCAGCAAGGAGGACGTGGACGCCATGCGTGAAAAGGCCATGCAGGAAGGCCGCAAGCCCAAGTACGACGGCACCTGCCGCGAAAAGGGGCTGACTTCGGGCGTGGTCCGGCTCAAGGCTCCGCTGGAAGGAGCCACCGGATACAAGGACATGGTCAAGGGCTTCATCTCGGTGGAGAACTCCGAGATGGACGACATGATCCTGCGCCGCACGGACGGAACGCCCACCTACAACCTGGCCGTGGTGGTGGACGATCACGACATGGGAGTGACCCATGTGTTGCGCGGCGACGACCACGTGAACAATACCCCCAGGCAGATTCTCATCTATCGCGCCATGGGTTGGGACGTGCCCGAGTTCGGCCACGTGCCCATGATCCTCGGCCCGGACAAGAAGAAGCTTTCCAAGCGCCACGGCGCGCTGTCGGTCATGGAATATGAAAAGATGGGCTACCTGCCCGAGGCCGTGACCAACTATCTGGCCCGCTTGGGATGGTCCCACGGCGATCAGGAACTGTTCACCATGGACGAGATGGTCGAATTCTTCACCACCGACGGCCTGGGCAATTCCCCGTCGGTCTTCGACCTGACCAAGTTCGAATGGGTCAACGGCCAGTACATGCAGAAGGCGGACCCGGACCGTCTGGCCGGGATGCTCTGCGATTTCCTGGCCCGAGAGGTGGGCGAGGAAGAGGCCAAGTCCGTGACCCGCGAGCAGTTCGCCCGCATCGCGCCCCTGTTGCAGCCTCGGGCCAAGTCCGTGCTCGATATGCTGGAGCAGGCCCGCCCGTTCATCGTGGACGCCACGTTCCTGCCCTACGACGAAAGCGCCGTGAAGAAATTCCTGACCGACGAGACCAAGCCTCTGCTTGCGGAGATCGCTGAGCGCATGGAAGGTCTCGACGAGTTCACCGAAGCGTCCCTGGAGGAATTGCACCGGCAGTTCATCGAGGAGAAGGACATCAAGTTCAAGGTCGTCGCGCAGCCCCTTCGGGTGGCCATCACCGGCAAGACCCAGTCGCCCGGCCTGTTCGAGACCATGATCGTGCTCGGCAAGGAGCAGACGCTGTCCCGCATCAGAAGGGCGGTGGAGCTGTAG
- a CDS encoding SHOCT domain-containing protein: MEFLTSLGTWCSGPGFRFGEGSGGWFGSMSFLHGGVIQFLVLGLIIYISVRLFHKPATPPESATPEEILKRRYASGEIDKSTFLAMKDELRDG, from the coding sequence ATGGAATTTTTGACTTCACTCGGAACCTGGTGTTCCGGCCCGGGATTCCGATTCGGCGAAGGGTCCGGCGGTTGGTTCGGCTCAATGAGCTTCCTCCACGGGGGAGTTATCCAATTCCTGGTGCTGGGGCTGATAATATATATCTCGGTGCGATTATTCCACAAACCAGCCACACCTCCGGAATCCGCAACGCCGGAGGAAATCCTCAAACGCCGCTACGCGTCCGGCGAGATCGATAAGAGCACGTTCCTCGCCATGAAGGACGAACTGCGCGACGGTTAA
- the rpmB gene encoding 50S ribosomal protein L28: protein MSQVCDICGKGPQTGNNVSHSHIKTKRRFMPNLQKVRHQLESGQVVSIKACTRCIRNGAVVKPVANKKPEA, encoded by the coding sequence ATGTCCCAGGTTTGCGATATTTGTGGAAAGGGTCCCCAGACTGGCAACAACGTCAGCCACTCCCACATCAAGACCAAACGCCGCTTCATGCCCAACCTGCAGAAGGTTCGTCATCAGTTGGAGTCCGGCCAGGTCGTCAGCATCAAGGCCTGCACCCGCTGCATCCGCAACGGCGCAGTGGTCAAGCCCGTGGCCAACAAGAAGCCCGAAGCATAA
- a CDS encoding YceD family protein, whose amino-acid sequence MVEYWLTISDIAAEGGNFTFDDQDFWREAWRTFKLDIRPGRDLVAEYSVLPQSDDGALVRGTLKGAVKLACDRCAEFFEYGIEVDFDAFEQLPNGDEDDGDPRVRVENGQLQLDMGTILWEEFALALPFKPLCGESCKGVCPGCGANLNSGECSCELDDGDERLAVFRDLKIK is encoded by the coding sequence ATGGTTGAATATTGGCTGACGATCAGCGACATTGCCGCGGAGGGCGGGAACTTCACCTTCGATGACCAGGATTTCTGGCGCGAGGCGTGGCGTACGTTCAAACTGGACATCCGTCCGGGCCGCGATCTCGTGGCCGAGTATTCCGTTTTGCCCCAGTCTGACGACGGGGCGCTGGTGCGCGGCACCCTCAAGGGAGCCGTCAAGCTGGCCTGCGACCGCTGCGCCGAATTTTTTGAATACGGGATCGAAGTGGACTTCGACGCCTTCGAGCAGTTGCCCAATGGCGACGAGGACGACGGCGACCCGCGGGTGCGCGTGGAAAACGGCCAGCTCCAGCTCGACATGGGCACCATCCTCTGGGAGGAGTTCGCCCTGGCCCTGCCGTTCAAGCCCTTGTGCGGCGAATCCTGCAAGGGCGTGTGTCCCGGATGCGGGGCCAACCTCAATTCCGGCGAGTGTTCCTGCGAGCTGGATGATGGTGACGAAAGGCTTGCGGTTTTCCGCGACTTGAAGATAAAGTAA
- the rpmF gene encoding 50S ribosomal protein L32, with protein MAVPKKKTSKSRKGMRRAHDKVAAPNVIYCECGEPTLPHRACSVCGSYKGRQVIDGEDA; from the coding sequence ATGGCTGTCCCCAAGAAGAAAACGTCCAAGTCCCGCAAGGGTATGCGCCGCGCTCACGATAAGGTTGCCGCTCCCAACGTCATTTACTGCGAATGCGGTGAACCCACCCTGCCCCATCGCGCCTGCTCTGTCTGCGGCTCCTACAAGGGGCGTCAGGTCATTGACGGCGAAGATGCCTAG
- the plsX gene encoding phosphate acyltransferase PlsX: MPSSEGILAPRIAVDAMGGDFGPGIVVPAAVAAAREGISVVLVGDAERVRAELGKFDTKGLDIEIVHASQVVEMDDKPADALRRKKDSSIQVACRLVKEGKAHGVVSAGHSGATVACGMFVLGRIPGVQRPALAGILPTEKNPVVLIDVGANVDSKPQHLLQFGLMADVLARHVLGVKDPSVGILSIGEEEGKGNAAVREAFDLLKRSQMRFIGNVEGRDIFTGEVDVVVCDGFVGNVALKLSEGLARSLSRLLKDELKSSWLSMLGTLLSFGAFKRFKKLVDYAEYGGAPLLGLRDIVIVAHGKSNELAMTNCIRMAATSVRNNVHGHLADGLAAHKDLAVKPDRNAA, from the coding sequence ATGCCTAGCAGCGAGGGAATCCTGGCTCCGCGCATCGCCGTGGACGCCATGGGGGGAGATTTCGGGCCCGGCATTGTCGTGCCCGCTGCGGTGGCCGCTGCGCGCGAGGGTATATCCGTCGTGCTTGTCGGAGACGCTGAGCGCGTCCGAGCCGAGCTCGGCAAGTTCGACACCAAGGGGCTGGACATAGAAATAGTCCATGCCTCTCAGGTGGTCGAGATGGACGATAAGCCCGCCGACGCGCTGAGGCGTAAAAAGGATTCTTCCATTCAGGTGGCCTGCCGCCTGGTCAAGGAAGGCAAGGCTCACGGCGTGGTTTCTGCCGGACATTCCGGCGCCACCGTGGCCTGCGGCATGTTCGTCCTGGGGCGTATCCCGGGCGTGCAGCGTCCTGCCCTGGCCGGCATCCTGCCCACCGAGAAGAACCCCGTGGTGCTCATTGACGTCGGCGCCAACGTCGACTCCAAGCCGCAGCATCTTCTCCAGTTCGGCCTTATGGCCGACGTCCTGGCCCGGCACGTCCTGGGCGTCAAGGACCCGTCCGTGGGCATTCTGTCCATCGGCGAGGAGGAGGGCAAGGGCAACGCCGCCGTTCGCGAAGCCTTCGACCTGCTCAAACGTTCGCAGATGCGGTTCATCGGCAACGTCGAGGGGCGCGATATCTTCACCGGTGAGGTGGATGTCGTGGTCTGCGACGGCTTCGTCGGCAATGTCGCCCTGAAGCTTTCCGAAGGACTGGCCCGCTCCCTGAGCCGTCTGCTCAAGGATGAGTTGAAGTCGAGCTGGCTGTCCATGCTCGGCACGCTGCTCTCCTTTGGGGCGTTCAAGCGGTTCAAGAAGCTCGTGGACTACGCCGAATATGGCGGAGCGCCCCTGCTCGGCCTTCGCGACATCGTCATCGTCGCGCACGGCAAGTCCAATGAGTTGGCTATGACCAACTGCATCCGCATGGCCGCCACCAGCGTGCGCAACAATGTGCATGGCCATCTGGCGGACGGCCTGGCCGCCCACAAGGATCTGGCGGTCAAGCCTGACAGAAACGCTGCCTGA
- a CDS encoding beta-ketoacyl-ACP synthase III — protein MINSILRGFGLYAPEKVLTNADLEKIVDTTDEWITSRTGIKERHIAAEGEASSDMAYEASKQALAEAGIEPSELTHIVCATFTPDSMIPSAACRLQEKFGITGQMCLDVQAACSGFLYALQTARGYLCLEPDAKILVVASEVLSRRMNWEDRSTCVLFGDASGAAVMTAGEPGDGPEVLDIKLAADGSLGDLLTVNGGGSAYSYKLGDAVGPEYFVEFQGREVFKHAVRSMTEISEAILERNGLSKADVDVLLPHQANYRIIDAVGRRFDIPEERVFSNIHKYGNTSAAAIPVALAEAVHTGFIKPGNLVLIPAFGGGFTWGAALIRF, from the coding sequence ATGATCAATTCCATCCTTCGCGGCTTTGGCCTGTACGCCCCTGAAAAGGTTTTGACCAACGCCGATCTTGAAAAAATCGTCGACACCACGGACGAGTGGATCACCTCTCGTACGGGGATCAAGGAAAGGCACATCGCCGCAGAGGGCGAGGCCTCGTCCGACATGGCCTACGAAGCCTCCAAGCAGGCGTTGGCCGAAGCGGGCATTGAGCCTTCCGAACTGACGCACATCGTCTGCGCCACCTTCACCCCGGATTCCATGATCCCGTCCGCCGCCTGCCGCCTGCAGGAGAAGTTCGGCATCACCGGACAGATGTGCCTGGACGTCCAGGCGGCCTGCTCCGGCTTCCTGTACGCACTCCAGACCGCTCGCGGCTACCTGTGCCTGGAACCTGACGCCAAGATTCTGGTTGTCGCCAGCGAGGTGCTCTCCCGGCGCATGAACTGGGAGGACAGGTCCACCTGCGTCCTGTTCGGCGACGCTTCCGGCGCGGCCGTGATGACCGCAGGGGAGCCCGGCGACGGTCCCGAAGTGCTGGACATCAAGCTCGCCGCCGACGGATCGCTTGGCGATCTGCTCACGGTCAACGGCGGCGGATCGGCCTATTCCTACAAACTGGGCGACGCTGTCGGTCCCGAATATTTCGTCGAGTTCCAGGGACGCGAGGTCTTCAAGCACGCCGTGCGCAGCATGACCGAGATTTCCGAGGCCATCCTGGAGCGCAACGGCCTGAGCAAGGCGGACGTGGACGTGCTCCTGCCGCACCAGGCCAACTACCGCATCATCGACGCGGTGGGGCGTCGTTTCGATATCCCCGAGGAACGCGTCTTTTCCAATATTCACAAGTACGGGAACACCTCCGCCGCGGCCATTCCCGTGGCCCTGGCCGAGGCCGTGCACACCGGGTTCATCAAGCCCGGGAATCTGGTGCTCATCCCCGCTTTCGGCGGCGGGTTCACCTGGGGCGCCGCCCTGATTCGGTTCTAG
- the fabG gene encoding 3-oxoacyl-[acyl-carrier-protein] reductase, with protein sequence MSDLPKVALVTGGSRGIGRTVSERLAADGFEVYLTYVSRPEAADEVVKSIEAAGGKARAFQLDSGDRDAVAAFFKDEIKGKVELQALVNNAGITRDGLMMRMKDEDWDKVLQINLTGCFVFLREASKIMGKQRSGRIVNITSVVGQMGNAGQANYSAAKAGLIGLTKSAARELAGRNITVNAVAPGFIQTDMTAALPEKVVEAMLEQIPLKTLGQSEDIAAAVSFLAGPGAGYITGQVLGVNGGMYM encoded by the coding sequence ATGAGCGATCTTCCCAAAGTAGCCCTGGTTACGGGCGGCTCCCGAGGTATCGGGCGCACCGTTTCCGAACGGCTTGCCGCAGACGGATTCGAGGTCTACCTCACCTACGTCAGCCGCCCCGAGGCTGCCGACGAGGTGGTCAAGTCCATCGAAGCCGCGGGCGGAAAGGCTCGCGCCTTTCAGCTCGACTCCGGCGACCGCGATGCCGTCGCCGCGTTCTTCAAGGACGAAATCAAGGGCAAGGTCGAACTCCAGGCCCTGGTCAACAACGCGGGCATCACCCGCGACGGCCTGATGATGCGCATGAAGGACGAGGACTGGGACAAGGTCCTCCAGATCAACCTCACCGGCTGCTTTGTCTTCCTGCGGGAAGCTTCCAAAATCATGGGCAAGCAGCGTTCGGGCCGTATCGTCAACATCACCTCCGTGGTAGGCCAGATGGGCAATGCCGGTCAGGCCAACTACTCGGCCGCCAAGGCGGGCCTCATCGGGCTCACCAAGTCCGCCGCCCGTGAGCTGGCGGGCCGCAACATCACGGTCAATGCCGTGGCTCCCGGTTTCATCCAGACCGACATGACCGCGGCCCTGCCCGAAAAGGTGGTTGAGGCCATGCTCGAACAAATTCCATTAAAAACCCTCGGGCAGTCCGAGGATATCGCGGCCGCCGTCTCCTTTCTGGCCGGTCCCGGAGCCGGGTACATCACCGGCCAGGTGCTGGGCGTGAACGGCGGCATGTACATGTAA
- a CDS encoding acyl carrier protein has protein sequence MSDVAAKVKEIIVDQLGVSEDEVVESAAFVEDLGADSLDLTELIMAMEEEFDLEIDDEVAQKILKVGDAISHIEKAL, from the coding sequence ATGTCCGACGTAGCAGCGAAAGTGAAAGAGATCATCGTGGATCAGCTTGGCGTGTCCGAAGACGAAGTCGTCGAGAGCGCCGCTTTTGTCGAAGACCTGGGTGCCGATTCCCTGGACCTGACCGAGCTGATCATGGCCATGGAAGAAGAATTCGACCTGGAGATCGATGACGAAGTCGCTCAGAAGATCCTCAAGGTCGGCGACGCCATTTCTCATATCGAGAAGGCCCTCTAA